The genomic interval GGAGCAATAGTTGCACTAGGACCAATAGCTGTTGGACTTGGTGAAAAAAGTGGAGTTCCTATGCCTTTAATTTTAGCTGCCGTTATGGGTGGAGCAATGTTTGGAGATAACTTATCAGTTATTTCAGACACTACAATAGCAGCAACTAAGACACAAGGTGTTGAAATGAAAGATAAATTTAGAATAAACTCATATATAGCTTTACCTGCTGCAATACTTACAATAATTTTGCTTTTTATTTTTGCAAGACCAGATGTAGTACCTGAAGCAGTGAGCCATGAATACAATTTACTTAAAGTTTTACCTTATGTTTTTGTACTTGTTATGGCATTGGTAGGAGTAAATGTATTTGTAGTTTTAACTTCTGGAATTTTACTTTCAGGAATAATTGGTTTCATCTATGGTGATTTTACTTTACTTAGCTATGGTAAAGAAATTTATAATGGTTTTACAAATATGACAGAAATTTTTGTTCTTTCTCTTCTAACAGGTGGTATGGCTCAAATGGTTACTAGGGAAGGAGGTATTGATTGGGTTATAAATACTGTACAAAAATTTATAGTTGGTAAAAAGAGTGCAAAACTTGGTATAGGTTTATTAGTTTCTTTAGCTGATATAGCTGTTGCAAACAATACAGTTGCCATTATCATAACTGGTGGAATATCTAAAAAGATTTCTGAAAACAATAAAGTAGATTTGAGAGAAAGTGCTGCCTTTCTAGATATATTCTCATGTGTCTTCCAAGGAATGATACCTTATGGTGCTCAAATGTTAATCCTTTTAGGATTCGCAGGAGATAAAGTTTCTCCAACACAACTTATTCCTTTATTATGGTATCAATTATTATTAGCAGTATTTACAATAATATATATAGCTTTCCCTCAAATAAGTGATAAAACTTTAAATTTTATAGATAAAAATAAAAAATAATAATCTTAAACAATTTTATTTTACTATTTACAGAATTTATTGTATAATAAATTAACAGAAAATAAAAAACTATATAATGTATTTATGTTAAGGAGGAAACGGATATGAAAAGAGTTATGCAAACAATGGACGGAAACCAAGCCGCAGCTTATGCTTCCTATGCTTTTACAGAAGTTGCAGGTATTTATCCAATAACACCTTCTTCACCAATGGCTGAATACGTTGA from Fusobacterium pseudoperiodonticum carries:
- a CDS encoding Na+/H+ antiporter NhaC family protein, translating into MENKIENKASFKGLIPFLVFILLYLGTGIFLNIQGVELAFYQLPGPVAAFAGIVVAFIIFRGTITEKFNTFLEGCGHPDIITMCIIYLLAGAFAIVSKAMGGVDSTVNLGITYIPPHYIAVGLFIIGAFISTATGTSVGAIVALGPIAVGLGEKSGVPMPLILAAVMGGAMFGDNLSVISDTTIAATKTQGVEMKDKFRINSYIALPAAILTIILLFIFARPDVVPEAVSHEYNLLKVLPYVFVLVMALVGVNVFVVLTSGILLSGIIGFIYGDFTLLSYGKEIYNGFTNMTEIFVLSLLTGGMAQMVTREGGIDWVINTVQKFIVGKKSAKLGIGLLVSLADIAVANNTVAIIITGGISKKISENNKVDLRESAAFLDIFSCVFQGMIPYGAQMLILLGFAGDKVSPTQLIPLLWYQLLLAVFTIIYIAFPQISDKTLNFIDKNKK